The DNA sequence GAATTAACATGACCCTTATGAAGCTGTGAAGCCCTCTGCCACCCGCAGCGGACAGGCCGCCCCAAGTGCGCCTATCCGGGGTGAAAGAGACCCCAGCCTCGGCCTCACACGCCGGGCTGGGCAGCCCGCAAAGGAAACATGCATCGTGAGTAAAACCATTGACTGGGGGCCGATTCGCACACTGGCGCGTCGCGTCCTCACCGAAGGAGAGCGCGTGGCCCTCACGCGCAAGGAGAAGGCGCTGCTGAGGCGCACGGCCGCAGAGGTGG is a window from the Myxococcus xanthus genome containing:
- a CDS encoding DUF2379 family protein, translated to MSKTIDWGPIRTLARRVLTEGERVALTRKEKALLRRTAAEV